The window GAATTGGAGGGGCTATGGTTCCCAGGAGAAAGACTAACAAGAAAACGATGCGGACAATCTCTGACCGCCGAATCCTACGGACAAAATGGAGAAATGAGAGAAAAACCGGCAAGAGTCTCAACCAAACCCTTCTCACTCGATGTTTTTCAACACTCCCCTGACTGACAAGTAACTCCCGCAAAGCCCAAGGAATGTTCCAAGCCCGACAAAGATTAGAACGTGAATCGGCTCCAGGAACTCCACGTCGGGAAGTGAGTTATGAAGAGCCCTGAAACCCAGGAAGACGACCACCATCGCCAGACAGGAGGAAAGAAAGGAGAGAGATGCTCCTTCAATGAGAAATGAACGCCTGATGGCCGAATCAGAAGCGCCCACACTCTTGAGGATTTCGACCATGTCCCGCCTTGCAAGCACGATGAACCTGGTGGTGCTGGCCATCACAACCACGACTGAGAGGCCAACAAAAACTCCCACGATGAGCGTTCCGAGAAGAAGCACTCTGACTATCCGGTCCAATCTCTCGATCCATTCTCCCCCGTAGCTCACGTCTTCTACGCCGCCTATCCGCATGACCTGACCGGCGAGAACTTTCATTCTTGCAGCGTTTTTGTATTCACTCAGAAGAATTAGCTTGAATGAGGCGGGGAGCGGATTGTAGCCGACGGCTTTCAGTATTTCTTCTTTCCCCATTTCCTTCACGAACTCTGTCCATGCTTGCGCTTTGCTTGTGTACTCAACTCCCTTCACACCTTGCAGCGCCAACAGTTCCTCTTCAACAGATGCAACTCTTTCTTCACCCACCCCGTCTTTCAGGAAAACGACTATTTCTTTTCTTTGCTCGACAAGTTTCACGATCCGGAGAACGTTGTGACTGACGAGCGAGAAAACCCCAAGTACCGCAAGGCTCGCGGTGGTCGCAAGGAATCCGGAAAGAATGAGCGCGGAATTCCGCCGTATGTCTCTGAAGACTTCTCTCAAGGAATACACTTAGGCACCTCTCTCCGCATCGTGGCATTCCCGGCATTCAACCAAACGCAACTGCTTTT is drawn from Candidatus Eisenbacteria bacterium and contains these coding sequences:
- a CDS encoding permease-like cell division protein FtsX; the protein is MYSLREVFRDIRRNSALILSGFLATTASLAVLGVFSLVSHNVLRIVKLVEQRKEIVVFLKDGVGEERVASVEEELLALQGVKGVEYTSKAQAWTEFVKEMGKEEILKAVGYNPLPASFKLILLSEYKNAARMKVLAGQVMRIGGVEDVSYGGEWIERLDRIVRVLLLGTLIVGVFVGLSVVVVMASTTRFIVLARRDMVEILKSVGASDSAIRRSFLIEGASLSFLSSCLAMVVVFLGFRALHNSLPDVEFLEPIHVLIFVGLGTFLGLCGSYLSVRGVLKNIE